The Gopherus flavomarginatus isolate rGopFla2 chromosome 18, rGopFla2.mat.asm, whole genome shotgun sequence genome segment GCAAGTCCAGAAAAACCCCATTCCCCTCATTACCCTGCCCTGCTAACATGAGTGTAAACGGTCACAGTTCAGGATGACTGCACCTGTACTCCCCCTCCAGCAAGCGCATCCCCCACTCTAGACCCCCCAGCTTCCCAGCCGTCACCTCTCCTGGGTGAAGACCcgcctttctctccctcttcaccATGGTCTTTTCCAGCCGCACAGCGCCCTGCCTTACCTGTGAGTTCCCCAGGCCCACCTGCTTTACTGGTCTGCTCAGAGCATAACCAGTGCAATTGCCCCAGTGATGCTACCACCCAGCCTTGtctaagcaagcacattgattcctaaggtaaaagcattacaaagaaaacatattaaaacccCTCAATGGACCTACACACATACTAATAGGCTTACCAGAGATTTCCCTCCAACCCTCCCGCCCTGACACCACCAACGGCTCTGGCTGGTGATCATGGCTTCCACTCGAAATAAGCCCCCTCATCAGTTACTCCTTTCCACTGTTTGGCTTTGAACTATCCTCACATCACAGAGGATCAGCAGACAAACGatgtcccaccccacccccggcaaCGCTTCACAGGCTGAGTCCTTATACAGGGATTTGCAATCCCCTCCTGCCACCAATTTCCCCTTCACAGGTATTGTCCCAGAAGAGCCTTCCTCTCTGCCGCATCGTCACTTGAAGCTCACAATGCTTCCCAGAGACTGCGCGAATCCCGCGTTTCTCCTAAAGATATTCCGCTCCCTCCCACCGtacacatttgcatttttaatctaATGAACCCCTAAAATATGTAACTCGGTAAGAACGTAACATAAGACCAAATGccatcagaccaaaagtccatctagcccagcatcctatcttccaacagtggccataccaggtgcctcagagggaatgaacagaacaggtcatcatcaagtgattcttcccctgccacccaaccccagcttctggcaaacagaggctagggacaccatctctgtccaTCTTGACTAACAGCTATTGATGGaactatcttccatgaacttatctagttctttttttaaccctgttatggtcttggccttcacagcatcctctggcaaagagttccacaggttgactgtgcattgtgtgaagaaatacttccttctgttggtttcaaaactgctgcctattaatttcatttggtgacccctagttcttgtgttatgagaaggagtaaataacatttccttattttctccataccagtcatgattttatagacctctatcatgtacCCCCCTTTAACGTCATTTAATATGGTTTGTCCAGAAAGTTGCCCTAATGGTCCCAAACTCCACAAAGTGCGGGGTCCACATTAGGAAATTACCTCACCTTAATTTCCCCAGCAGTAGGATCCCCACTTTTTCTCCTAGGGTGGACTCACCCTTTGTGTGTGGATgctttccattggtttcaatcTGGTTTTCATCAGTTTTGCCTGGTAAGTGAAGTTGAGTCTACCCAGGGAAATTGTCCTGGTTTAATTTATGGTGTGACCTAGCTAAACCAGAGCACAAGGCAACGCGGACGGCCTTATTTCAGTACAAGGCCCGGTCTACACTAGTTTGACCAGCCAAATGTTCCTTCTCTTGCATCCGTCCACATTTGATTTTGAGTCTTGCCGATAAAAGCGGCCCCAGCATAGCTGGGAATCGAGCCCACCCTCCCGAGCGCTGGTTCTGCTGCAAGCTCAGCCGTCCTCCCCCTGGTGGGGAATTCTGCCCCCTGCCCAAATTGCAGCCAGATCTCCTCAGAGTCCAGCCCCTCATGGAGGACAGCAGCCCTGGGAGATGGAGAAGTGACAAAGGGGAAGAAGCGACGTGGGGTGGTGGCAAGAATGCCCCATCGCCCCCGGTAACCCCCTGCCCCTAAAATCCATGGCTGGAGTGGGGGCTGTAGCCATACTTCCATGTGTGTCATACCTTTATTCGGGGAGTCACCTGCCTCAAGGACTTTGCTCCTCCATATGACCCTGATGAAGAGCATTTGAATCCTCTTGGATGCTACATCAATAGGAATCAAGGTGGAGAGGTAACGTccttccccctccagcccagcagcCTCTCTGTTTGTTTCTCTTCAGCACCATCAACAAACATCCCTGCCCCTTTTGTCCACCCAGTTCCTTCTCCCGCTAGGGAAAGCACCTGCCTTGATAGGCCCGGCTGCTTATCAGATCCAATCCTTGTAAACACCCGGTGTGGGAGGCTGCGGAGGACCGAGCTgcactgggctctgggatggcTGGCTGCTGGCGAGATGGGCCAGGGATGGCTGGATGCTGGCAAGATGGGGCTtggggacatgccagccaccAGCTGACCCCATGAGAGCCCTTTGGACCGATGCCCTGCGGGAGCAGAGATGGGCATGCAGCCTCAACAGGTAAGTCCTTCACCTTTGCCACAGTGGCTCATGGCTGTAACATAGATCCATAGAGTTTGTGGTGAGACAGGGCCAGCAGATCACCCCAGTTGGTCTCCTGTGTATCCCAGGCTATTAAATTCACCCAGCTACCCCTGTACTCAGCCCAGTAACTTGGGTTAGGCAAAAACATCCCAGGAGGCAAAACTGTTGTGCACCCCAGGCAAAGTGCAGGAGAGACTGGGGTTCTCCCTGACGTCTTTGTCCTGGGAGGGGACCGATAAGGAAAGATCTGCCCagatgccccatgctgcagaggaaatcaGAACAATCTTTCCGCTCCTTGGCTGTGATCAATAACCTGCTCATGACTTTGCTTTCCATTGGAAACAGCCCCTCGTGTCTCCAAAGCGCTCCAGCCACAGAGACAGATTCTGAGCCCCGTCTCAGGTGGAGTTACTCCTCTAAGTCACaagaggggtggagggagggagccagGCCAAATTCACACAGCGGGGCAGGcacggaacccaggcgtcctgagtCTCCAGCCAGTGCTTCACCCACTTGTGGGCCAACCCTTCTTTTAAAGGGATTTTATACCGAGCTAGAGCGATTGAcgctgccattaaaaaaaaacacccaggaGCTGAAGCATTTGTGGACAGCATTTCAGATCTCTGAAAAGCCGGGGGACTACTCTGATCTGTTGCAGGGGCGTAACAACAAGCCTGCCACCTCAAACGGCACAAAAACACAAGTCGGGTCCTCAAAATCCCGACGGTGTCTTAAAAAACCTGAGATGattgttttaaaatggatttgGGAGCTTTGCTCCACAAACACAGTGGCTGGAAACAGTCATTATTTTGACAATTGAAGCTGAGAGCCTCCGGCCGCTCCtggattccagcagctggggctttcagAGAAACCCCGACTATCACAAGACTCGCGATGATTTTGTCACAGCTGGCAACACAAAGTCAATGGAATCATTCCGGGTTTACACCGAGATTggcagcagaatctggctctctCTAGAGCTCTGCTCGTCCGCCAAATGGCCCCCCACCTTGTGTCCTGGTTGACACCCCTGTCCGTGATCTAGCAggctttgcacaggtgcaaatgacCGTAGAAATGGCAAGACAGCAGAGGACTGGGCCCACTAGGCCCAATAAATACCACTGCCCCTTTCTGTCCCGAGCGGCTAgccaaagtccagggccctgggGCCATTCCAAAGAGAAGCAGAcattgatggagtctggtattttctttgatgcaaccctgttcatTGCCCAGGAATGTACAAAGGCCGGTGACTCTGAACACAGATGGCACCAAGACCAAAAGAAGCAGTCTCTTAGCTTACAGCCCCCTACTGGGGTGCCCCTcccaagcctctttagccaacCCCAGGCCCCAGAGTTCTCTCTGGGTCTTTTTCCAGCTGTGCTTACAGTTtcctgcttggctttcttgcctCTCCCTCTCCAGCCTTGTCTGCTCTCCATTTCTCTGCAATCTCGCTTCACCCGTCCTCGCCGGGTCACAATGCCTGGTTGAACCCTCTGCCCACATGAGGCTAGTTTCTATGGGGCTTTGTTTGGGGCACGGGCCCCTTGACTGTCTCTGAAGATTCATTCACCCATCAGTTTGCACTTAACCCATGGTGATGTTTCACCCGGCTTATAGCAATAATAACTCCCAGTTCTTATCCTCGCTGCATCTCAGTGTGCctaacaaatggggaaactgaggcacagagttggGGAAGACCAAAGTCACCTgtcaggccagcagcagagccagaaataaaaGCCACATCCcctgagccccagtccagtgctctatctgctaggccaggggtgggcaaagtacGGACagtgggccggatccagcccatcaAGGCTTTGGAACTGGCCCACGGGATTGTCCCCCATGACGCCGTGGGCCCCGCACTGCTCTCAGAAATGGCTGGctccacctccctgcagccccggggggggggagcggggaggggggacagaggggtccatgcattgcccttgcctccaggcaccgcccctcgcagctctcattggctggcaATGGAGAACCGCGGCCaaagggagcctgccctggtccCGGTgcgtgccactgccaccccagagccactttAGATAAGTAGCGCTGGGCCGGAGCCCAAACcccgcctgcaccccacccctcaaCTCCCTTCCCTAAGCCTCCTGCCTGCActtcacacccctcctgcaccccaactccctgctgtgAGCCCTCTTGtagaccctgctccccaaccccctgccctgagcatcctgttgcaccctgcaccccatgcaccccaaccccctgccctgagcgtcctgctgcaccctgcacccctgtgcaccccaacccctgccctgagcatccTGCTGCACCCTGGACCCCtgtacaccccaaccccctgccctgagcccccccacaccctgaacccctcttgcaccccaaccccctgccctgagccccccccgcaccctgaacccctcctgcacccctgccctgagccccttcctgccctccacactccctcccgcaccccaaccccctgccctggccctgcatacaatttccccacccagatgtggccctcggcccaaaaggtttgcccacccctgtgctaggccTAGGTAACCTCATTACAGGGGTGAAAGGGGGAAAGCCTACAGCGGCGTTGAAATGTACCCGACTGGGAGGGACACTGCTTCATTAGGCTCCAGGCTGGCCCTGTGTTGTTGATAACTAGAGGGATGCAAATTGCATGAGCTGCCAGTCCTCTTCACTGGGCGTAAATCCACCCTCAAATGTAAAAGGCCTTTCTGCTTCTGCCCAGTGCAGTGCCAGCCTCCTTGGGCCACCCGTGGCCCTGGGAAATGTTCAGAACAAAACCCCAGAGGTCTTGGATTCCAAGGAGGTGGGGGGTTTAGGTGTCTTTTCTGCAAGGATCTGGGCCTGGGTTCTAGATTCTAAAGCCAGCAGGGCCCTTCATGATTACCCACCCTCATCTCCTGCATATCCCAGGCCAGAAATGCCGCTCTGCGCAGAGCTGCTGGCTGAGCCTGAGTCAGAGCCGTCCCTTGGGTATGGCGAATCGGGGAGACCGCTCCAGGCCCCGCGCTCTGGGGGGACCCTGGGCTGGTGCAATTGGCCGGCGCCAGAGACCCTGGATGTGTGGAATGGAAGCCAGGACTTTGGGAGTGGGGCAGCAGCCAAGAGCCCTGGTGTGTGGGGCCAGCTGCCAACACCCCAGGcgcagggctggcagctgggagcctgggggtgctgcagcatcccccgCATCCCTAATTTCTGTGCCTATGGCAGGGGCTGATTTGTCCCGGGCCCCGCCTAGGGGCAGCCCTGGCCAGAGCAGATCTTAGAGGGAACACTCTGAGGTCTTGTCTGCACACAAACATTCTGTTCCTGCTTGCTTGTTGCGTGCTTAAAGCAAGCATCTGTTTGCTTAAAGATAAGGTCTGTTTGGGGGACTGGGGGCTGAGCCAAGTAGCCTGCTAGGCTAGGCTAGGAGCTGCCGACCGAGGCTGTAGGCTGCTTCCCTAGCCCTTGGCAAGGGGGCTGTGACATACGAGGTACAATCCAGCccagtgagtagctgtgtcacTCCTGCCCTCTAACTTGGGTGCCCTTCACACTGCTTCGCTGCTGTATCCTCCAGCCTGGATTGCTCACAAAGAACCTCCAGCgtgcaagtcactcccagctatgtgCTCTGCAGGCACACCCTGCCTCTTACCAACCCTGGTTAATTTGctgggtgaccccaacacactcccagcctTAGATTCCCACCGCAGAAATGtctgtcctgtactgcccagccctcccccGGACAATGCAAAGGATACAAAGTCTGTTGTTtgtttaatagaaataatacGCACGCAACTTGCAACCCCAAATGAAGCTGCCCAGACACTTCAGTTCAAACGCACGGGATTAGATCAAACagtgaaacaagtttattaactacagagagagAGGTTTGAAGTGAGAaccagtaatgaggcataaaagccaGAAATGGTACAAGAAAAGTAAAGATAAAATGCAAACCAATGCTTAATTTAACAAACTCTGCTAAATTCAAAGGAAagatttctcaccacatgctttcaatAGTTTTACTGAGTAAACTTCTTAGGATCCCTTCTCCCCAGAATCCAAAGAATGCTTCTTATTGCTTCAGATGCCATGAACACgaagggcagagagagggggatagagggtggggtgtCAGTTACCCTCAAAAAACCTTTTCAGCTGATTCAGGAGAGAAAGCATCTATtaggaaggatgttccctgctgctttttcctcACTTGTTTAAgcaccctttgcttcccttcctgcttgatgactttgTTTATTGCTTAAATGCAAACTAAGCAGAGCCCATATTCCTTCGAtcaggaaaaaggggtaaacaaggaggtggcaaaatttgcagacgatataaaaatactcaagatagttaagttcaaaccAGACctcaaagagttacaaaaggacctcacgaaactgggtgactgggcaacaaaatggcagatgcatCGGTCAATTCAAGGTGTCTTTCAGGGCAGCCCCAGGGATCTCTGGCTTCCTTAGGATCTCTGGCCCTTTGGAATCCAACCAGCCAAAAAGATGGAAAATATTCCTGTGGCTTTATTTGATTTCCTTCCTTCAGCTTCCAAGCTCACAGATGGAGCTTCCTGGCACATGGCATTTCTCAGGTGCCAGAAAGGGCCATGAACCAATCATTTGTATTGCAATGATCCCTGATGGCCCATCTGCTTTCGACAGTCCTTCTAGAAAGGAAggcagggtgtggggtgggggacgaTTCCTGTGgctgggttcacaagttcagagtgaaccttttcaaagttataaagcaaaatagAGATAATTTCTTACAGTCTGGCATACGGGCATTCCACGTGGGATTAATACCTTATACCCCCACCCCTGTCTGCCTTGCACACCAgaaagctgcccccaccccctctacTTGCCCTGTGCCTTCACTTGTGTCCAACCTTTCCCTGGgccagagattccaaggccaggaggggccattgtgaccatctaggcTGACCCGCTGGATGACCCAGGCCATAGGGCGGCGCTAGATTCATTCCCGGTTGAGCCAGAGCAGATCTTATTGAAAAACAGCCCGTCTTGATTGAGAAAACTGCCAGGGATAGAGAAttcgccccagccctcggtgagCTGCTCCCTCCCGGCTATTGGAAGTAGTGGCCGTATAAGCTATGATGCTGGATATATGGAAATACCTAGCGTGCGCGGGCGCGTGGCCCCTGGATAGCCACTGAACACTGGGAGGATTCATCTCGTGTCCCTCTGATTCCCTCCCCATGTCTTAGCCCTCAGGAACTGGGCATTCTCAGGGTCTCTCCCCCAGATCACAGGGGCCCACCAGATCCTCTGGTCTGACCTGCAGATCACAGGCCACTGACCCGCTCCCAGCTTTCCCCTCACCAAACAGTCGTGTAGAATTCAACCCCCGTAGTTCAAGCCCCCTGGGGCGAGTTGGCCGTACGCTGAGCTCTGGTTTTCCTCCGTGCAGCGGTGCTGACGGAGCATGGCGATGCGGGAGTGCTGATGGCCCAGCGAGGCGCCTGGATTAACATGGCCAGCATCCCACCTGCCACAAACGCCGTCCCCAACTCGTCCTTCCTGCCCACCGCCTCCCCAAGCTGCCCAGGGTCATCGAACAGGAGCTCGCCCGGCCTGGACGTGCCCTACTTCCTGACGGAGACCATCACGGCGGTGCTGTCCGTCGCGGGCAACCTCTTCATCTGCACTGTCATCCTGCGCGACAGGAAGCTGCGCGCCGTGGTGACCAACCACTTCCTGGTCTCGCTGGCCGTGGCCGACGTCCTGGTGGGGACCGTGGCCATCCCCTGTGCCCAGATGGCGGACGCAGGGCTGCCGCGGGGCCAGCCGACTCTGTGCTTGCTGATGCTCTGTACTCTGCTGATCTTCACGCAGGCCTCGATCTTCGGCCTGTTGGCCATCGCAGTGGAGCGGTACATCTCCATCCTCAAACCCTTCCAGTATCCGTCCCTCATGAGCCCCCAGAACTCGCTTCTGGTCATCCTGAGCAGCTGGGTACTGGCCACCTTCATCGGGTTGCTCCCCCTCATGGGCTGGCATAAACCCTTCCCATCCGATGGCCAGTGCACCTTCAACGCCTTCATCGAGGACACCTACGAGGTCTATTTCAACTTTGTGGCCTGCATGCTGGTGCCATTGGCCGCCATGCTGGTCCTCTATAGCCGCATCTTTCTGGAGGCCAAGCGGCAGATCCGCAAGGTGGCTGAGCGGGAGGTGGACGTGAGCCGGCATGCCCGGCGCCGCCGCATcctgcacaaggagctgagactggccACCTCGCTCTTTATTATCCTCTTCTGctttgccctctgctggctgccccTCCATGTCATCAACACCGTCCAGCTTGTCTGCCCCAGCTGCCCCGTCCCCAGCCCACTGATGCTGGCAACCATCGTCCTGTCCCACGCCAACTCCGCCATCAACCCCGTGGTGTACGTCTTCCGCATGCGTTCCTTCCGCCAGGCCTTCACGGCCGCCTTCTCCTGCGCCTGgcaccccctgcccacctccGCCCCGGGCAAGTTCTGCACCTCCGGACTCACGCTGTCCAATCAGCTAGAGCTGGCCAGCCGCAACAGCCCTCTGCCAGGAAAGTGACGTGGGTCGGTGGCCCACGGGATtggcccccccccgggactcccggAGCCTCTTTTATACCTAGAGGGTCACCACTGAGCTGCTGAAGTCTAGTAAGACTGTCACCGCTCCCTAGTGCGAGTATGACATCCCCCTTTGCGGCCTCCTGGGCTAGGGACAGGGCAGATGgaagaagaacccaggagtcctggctcccagcctcctcaCTTTAACCCactagaccagcggttctcaaactgtgggttgcgaCCCTCTTTGAATGGGgctcgccagggctggcttagacttgctggggcccggggcaGAAGCCGAAGCTCGAGGGCtcagccctgggctgcagggctcaggtcGCAGGCCCCTTGCCCGGGGCTAAAGTCCTTGAGCTTTAGCTTTCGGCCCCCCTTCCCAGagtggtggggctcgggcaggCTAGGGcttcgccccctccccccggggtcgTGAAGTAGttcttgttgtcagaagggggtcacggtgcagtgaagtttgagaacccctgcactagaccatGGGTGGAAGGTATAAGAGGCCTGGGGGGGCTAAATCTCCCCCTGAGGACACAGTGCACCTCCCTCTGGAGGTGTGCTAGCCCGTCCCCTTTGGCGTGCCGCCACCTCCATGCTCTGCCCTGAGGTCCCACCCCCACTCGGCCTCTtctcccatggccctgcccctgctccccctcttcctccccttccccccatgctgctcctcttcccacccgttccgcctcttcccccagaggtCCTGCCCTCACTCCGTATCTTCCCCCAAGGACCCCCATCCCCCAAGGGTGGAGGGTCCTCGAGGTAGGGGGCCAAGCAGGAGCAGAACCTGCAGTGGAGCCTCAGGGCGGAGCAGGGTCATGGTTTGGTCACCAgtggccccccacacacacttttagggAGTATCCCAGGCTCAAGCCCCGCCTTCCCAAATGTGGGAGTCATGTGCCAATCatgcactagaccccactcccctcccagagccagggctagaacccaggagtcctggctcccagccccccttgctctaagcactagaccccactcccctcccagagccagggctagaacccaggagtcctggctcccagccccccttgctctaagcactagaccccactcccctcccagagccagggctagaacccaggagtcctggctcccagccccaattgctctaagcactagaccccactcccctcccagagccagggctagaacccaggagtcctggctcccagccccccttgctctaagcactagaccccactcccctcccagagccagggctagaacccaggagtcctggctcccagccccccttgctcTAAGCACTgagccactgccagagacagCCACGTACATTTTGAAAAGCCCACATCCAGTAGCAacgtgcccccccccaccccggtttCTTCTTTCATTCTGGGTTTGGATGGGGTTGGTTTGACAGGCCATTCCTTGAGGTAGtggccacccccaccccaggcccttgGGTCAGCACAGGAGAACCCAAGAGGGAACTGGCCCAGCCTGTGTCCTTGGCCCCAGGCAGGAGAAAAGCAGCgagggaagcagcagcaacaggccAGCTGGGTTTGCCGGGTGATGCAGGCGAGGCCGAGGAGCCAGGGGTGGAATTTCTCCTCTCAGGGCGCCAGCAAGCAGCTAGTTGCGGCTAGATCGGTTCAGACTTTCAGCTCTCCTTTAAATCAGCCCTGCAGGACCCTCGGGCTCAGGCCAGATTGGGCAGCGTCTCCAGCTGTTCCTGGATCATCTCATTAAAGGCATCTCCCTGCTGACCTCAATGCTGTGCCATCCTTCAGGAGGGGGGCAGGTGTTGGGATGGGCATGCAGGCAGGAGTCATGGGAACTGTTCAGAGCGGGGAAGGGAGGTGTGTGAATGCACATATCCATGCAGCAGTGCCGGGCTGTATATTTTTTTGGGGGCACCAGGGACTCCCCCAGCACCCGACTCCATGGCATGCCTACAGTGCTGCTGTTTTCCAGCAGGGGGGCGCTGTGA includes the following:
- the LOC127036962 gene encoding adenosine receptor A1-like, whose amino-acid sequence is MPCGSRDGHAASTALVFLRAAVLTEHGDAGVLMAQRGAWINMASIPPATNAVPNSSFLPTASPSCPGSSNRSSPGLDVPYFLTETITAVLSVAGNLFICTVILRDRKLRAVVTNHFLVSLAVADVLVGTVAIPCAQMADAGLPRGQPTLCLLMLCTLLIFTQASIFGLLAIAVERYISILKPFQYPSLMSPQNSLLVILSSWVLATFIGLLPLMGWHKPFPSDGQCTFNAFIEDTYEVYFNFVACMLVPLAAMLVLYSRIFLEAKRQIRKVAEREVDVSRHARRRRILHKELRLATSLFIILFCFALCWLPLHVINTVQLVCPSCPVPSPLMLATIVLSHANSAINPVVYVFRMRSFRQAFTAAFSCAWHPLPTSAPGKFCTSGLTLSNQLELASRNSPLPGK